Proteins encoded in a region of the Flavobacterium sp. MDT1-60 genome:
- a CDS encoding TonB-dependent receptor domain-containing protein yields MKKWIQQLSLFTLLFSISQFSFGQKIAAIKGNVSDGKLPVEFVDVILKNTSDSTKVANYAVTDVSGNFDLENVISGEYVLHFKLIGFKTITQKVKIADAPVSIGTVVLQNDANLLDDVVVNSQKKQIQKTDEGFIFNAVSNISQSGGTATDMLKSIPTVAVDAEGGITLRGKSPMILINGKNSAITNMDQIAASSIESIEIISNPTAKYDANAESGIINIKLKKNNQSGVNGAVVLGGGFGAKGRANSSILLNQKTEKWNFGLAYDNRFAGRTKEINADRTNYFIDDEHYIHQHRNDERTEGLQNLKFNIDFSPNEKNTFSFEALGNMESQDNDETLYTHVNTNTNQFFSNNKRHSLELERSKVAELAFNYDRKFSDARKSLNASITSSFNKHKENTDIDTYNYDEYNEQMGDIFLQRTHNYEHENISNALVNYALPISAKTMLETGYKGTFRFFTSDFESADMINGEYVINPIVSNTFDYNEQINAVYGMLNSFSGNAENPKWKYNLGLRAENVSNNGATQNNSDRFNNDYIKFFPSASAQLNLASDEFVKIGYSKRINRPDLDDLNPFMDITDALNPHSGNPYLKPEIIHIAEMSYNKDWNDYSFSTNAFYRNATNTIRQYAELHDNGVILLMPKNIGSTITYGLETIFSLKPIGFYDANISVTAFQQNINASNLGEDVVNNAFSWYGKIINNFVPWKGGKLQIIGNYNSALATPQGKRIPIYNVDMGFQQKLGKGNARLGLVITDMFNTLESGYKNNTALFSNNRTNKSDTRALMVTFAYTFKSDFKEKLLENQFSTE; encoded by the coding sequence ATGAAAAAATGGATACAACAATTATCACTGTTTACACTATTATTTAGCATTAGTCAATTTTCTTTTGGTCAAAAAATTGCTGCAATAAAAGGAAATGTTTCTGATGGGAAACTTCCGGTAGAATTTGTAGATGTAATTTTAAAAAATACAAGTGATTCTACAAAAGTGGCCAATTATGCCGTAACAGATGTTTCAGGAAATTTTGATTTAGAAAATGTAATTTCAGGGGAATATGTATTGCATTTTAAATTAATCGGGTTCAAGACTATAACACAAAAAGTAAAAATTGCTGATGCTCCTGTTTCCATTGGAACTGTTGTTTTACAAAATGATGCTAATTTATTAGATGACGTTGTTGTCAATTCTCAAAAAAAACAAATTCAAAAAACAGACGAAGGTTTTATATTTAATGCCGTTTCGAATATTTCGCAATCTGGAGGAACCGCCACAGATATGCTTAAAAGTATACCAACTGTTGCTGTAGATGCAGAAGGCGGTATCACATTAAGAGGAAAATCACCAATGATTTTGATCAACGGAAAAAACTCTGCGATTACCAATATGGATCAAATTGCGGCGAGCAGTATCGAAAGTATCGAAATCATAAGTAATCCCACTGCAAAATATGATGCGAATGCAGAGAGTGGAATCATCAATATCAAACTCAAAAAAAATAATCAAAGCGGCGTTAATGGAGCTGTCGTTTTAGGTGGTGGTTTTGGTGCCAAAGGAAGAGCAAACAGTTCCATACTTTTAAATCAGAAAACAGAAAAATGGAACTTTGGTTTAGCATATGATAATCGTTTTGCCGGCCGAACCAAAGAAATAAATGCAGATCGCACCAATTATTTTATTGATGACGAACATTATATCCATCAACATAGAAATGACGAACGTACCGAAGGTTTGCAGAATTTAAAATTCAATATTGATTTTTCTCCCAACGAAAAAAACACTTTTTCATTTGAAGCGCTTGGAAACATGGAAAGTCAGGATAATGATGAGACCTTGTATACTCATGTAAATACAAATACGAATCAATTTTTCTCGAATAACAAACGACATTCTTTAGAATTAGAACGGTCAAAAGTAGCCGAACTAGCCTTCAATTATGATCGAAAATTTTCTGACGCCAGAAAAAGTTTAAATGCAAGTATTACTTCTTCTTTCAACAAACACAAAGAAAATACGGATATTGACACTTATAACTATGATGAATATAATGAGCAAATGGGTGACATTTTTTTACAAAGAACACACAATTATGAACATGAAAACATATCGAATGCCCTTGTTAATTATGCTTTGCCAATTTCGGCAAAAACAATGTTGGAAACAGGTTACAAAGGAACTTTCCGTTTCTTTACTTCCGATTTTGAAAGTGCTGATATGATTAATGGTGAATATGTAATTAATCCTATTGTCAGCAATACTTTTGATTATAACGAACAAATAAACGCGGTTTATGGAATGCTGAATTCGTTTTCAGGAAATGCAGAAAATCCGAAATGGAAATACAATTTAGGATTGCGTGCAGAAAATGTTTCCAACAATGGAGCAACACAAAATAATAGTGATCGCTTTAACAATGATTATATCAAATTTTTCCCTTCAGCTTCTGCCCAATTAAATTTAGCATCAGATGAATTTGTAAAAATTGGTTACAGCAAACGTATTAACCGTCCGGACCTGGATGATTTAAACCCGTTTATGGATATTACCGATGCTTTGAATCCTCATAGTGGAAATCCGTATTTGAAACCTGAAATTATTCATATTGCGGAGATGAGTTATAATAAAGACTGGAATGATTATTCGTTCTCCACAAATGCTTTCTACAGAAATGCCACCAATACGATCAGGCAATACGCAGAACTTCACGATAATGGTGTTATTTTATTAATGCCAAAAAATATTGGAAGTACCATTACTTATGGATTAGAAACTATTTTCAGCCTAAAACCAATTGGCTTTTATGATGCCAATATTAGCGTAACGGCTTTTCAGCAAAACATAAACGCCTCTAATCTTGGAGAAGATGTGGTAAACAATGCTTTTAGCTGGTACGGAAAAATCATCAATAATTTTGTTCCCTGGAAAGGCGGAAAACTTCAGATCATCGGGAATTATAACTCGGCACTGGCAACTCCGCAGGGAAAAAGAATTCCGATTTATAATGTTGATATGGGGTTTCAACAAAAACTCGGAAAAGGAAATGCCCGTTTAGGATTAGTCATTACTGATATGTTTAACACGCTCGAAAGCGGTTACAAAAACAATACGGCCTTGTTTAGCAATAACAGAACGAATAAATCAGATACCCGTGCCTTGATGGTTACATTTGCTTATACTTTTAAATCTGATTTTAAAGAAAAATTGCTGGAAAATCAGTTTTCAACGGAATAA